From one Streptomyces sp. NBC_01478 genomic stretch:
- the yaaA gene encoding peroxide stress protein YaaA, with product MLVLLPPSEGKASAGRGAPLKPESLSLPGLADARAAVLDELVDLCAADEDKAREVLGLSEGLRGEIAKNVDLRTAGARPAGEIYTGVLYDALDLASLEPAAKKRAARSLLVFSGLWGAVRVTDRIPSYRCSMGVRLPGLGALGAHWRAPMAAALPEVAGSGLVLDLRSSAYAAAWKPKGEVAGRTATVRVLHAPTRKVVSHFNKATKGRIVRSLLSASAAPGTPAELVEALRGLGYEVEAEAPGRAGQAWSLDVLVDEIH from the coding sequence GTGCTCGTCCTGCTGCCGCCCTCCGAAGGCAAGGCCTCCGCCGGCCGCGGTGCCCCGCTCAAGCCGGAGTCCCTGTCGCTGCCGGGACTCGCCGACGCCCGCGCGGCCGTCCTCGACGAACTCGTCGACCTGTGCGCGGCCGACGAGGACAAGGCACGCGAGGTGCTCGGCCTGAGCGAGGGGCTCAGGGGCGAGATCGCCAAGAACGTCGACCTGCGGACCGCCGGCGCGCGGCCCGCCGGGGAGATCTACACGGGTGTCCTCTACGACGCCCTCGACCTGGCCTCGCTCGAACCGGCCGCGAAGAAGCGGGCCGCGCGCTCGCTGCTGGTGTTCTCCGGGCTGTGGGGCGCCGTGCGCGTGACGGACCGCATCCCGTCCTACCGCTGCTCGATGGGGGTACGGCTGCCCGGGCTCGGGGCGCTGGGCGCGCACTGGCGGGCGCCGATGGCGGCCGCGCTGCCCGAGGTCGCGGGGAGCGGGCTGGTGCTGGATCTGCGGTCCTCGGCGTATGCGGCGGCGTGGAAGCCGAAGGGCGAGGTCGCGGGGCGGACGGCGACCGTACGGGTGCTGCACGCGCCGACCCGGAAGGTCGTCAGCCACTTCAACAAGGCGACGAAGGGGCGGATCGTGCGGAGCCTGTTGAGCGCGTCGGCCGCGCCCGGGACGCCGGCGGAGCTGGTGGAGGCGTTGCGCGGGCTGGGGTA
- a CDS encoding RNB domain-containing ribonuclease, whose product MPSRRIRVTGTPEAPLRAALAALRTELGVPESFPPEVLAEAEAAAKAPIPPAEDATDIPFFTIDPPTSMDLDQAMHLSRRGTGFRVRYAIADVAAFVVPGGALDAEAHRRVTTLYFPDEKTPLHPPLLSEGAASLLPDVTRPAVLWTIDLDADGRTSAVDVRRALVRSRAKLDYATAQRRIDEGTAEEPLALLKDIGEARERLEVERGGISLNVPEQEIVERGNTYELAYRAPLPADGWNAQISLLTGMAAADLMLTHGTGVLRTLPTAPDGAVGRLHHTAHALHIDWPHHMSYAELIRSLDPRRPHHAAFLQECTTLLRGAGYTVFRDGDLPPVTTHAAVAAPYTHCTAPLRRLVDRYASELCLAPGAPPAWVLAGLDALPEQMADGTRLAGTVERECVDIVEAALLKDRVGDLFDGYVVDVEEHQPTVGKVQLDTPAVVARLEGGTTPLPLGERLRVRLTQADPGTSKVRFAPA is encoded by the coding sequence ATGCCCAGCCGCCGCATCCGGGTGACCGGCACCCCCGAAGCCCCGCTCCGCGCCGCCCTCGCGGCCCTGCGCACCGAACTCGGCGTCCCCGAGAGCTTCCCGCCGGAGGTACTGGCCGAGGCGGAAGCGGCCGCGAAGGCCCCGATCCCGCCCGCCGAGGACGCGACCGACATCCCCTTCTTCACCATCGACCCGCCCACGTCCATGGATCTCGACCAGGCGATGCACCTGTCCCGTAGGGGGACCGGTTTCCGGGTCCGCTACGCCATCGCCGACGTCGCCGCCTTCGTGGTCCCCGGCGGTGCGCTGGACGCGGAGGCCCACCGCCGCGTGACCACCCTCTACTTCCCCGACGAGAAGACCCCGCTGCACCCGCCCCTGCTGAGCGAGGGCGCCGCGAGCCTGCTGCCGGACGTGACCCGGCCGGCGGTGCTGTGGACGATCGACCTGGACGCGGACGGCCGTACGTCCGCCGTGGACGTCCGCCGCGCCCTCGTCCGCAGCCGGGCCAAACTCGACTACGCGACCGCGCAGCGGCGGATCGACGAGGGCACGGCCGAGGAGCCGCTCGCGCTGCTCAAGGACATCGGCGAGGCGCGCGAACGGCTGGAGGTCGAGCGCGGCGGCATCTCCCTCAACGTGCCCGAGCAGGAGATCGTCGAGCGCGGGAACACCTACGAACTCGCCTACCGCGCCCCGCTCCCCGCCGACGGCTGGAACGCCCAGATCTCCCTCCTCACCGGCATGGCCGCCGCCGACCTGATGCTCACGCACGGCACGGGCGTCCTGCGCACCCTGCCCACCGCCCCGGACGGCGCCGTCGGCCGCCTCCACCACACCGCGCACGCCCTGCACATCGACTGGCCGCACCACATGTCCTACGCCGAACTCATCCGCTCCCTGGACCCGCGCCGCCCGCACCACGCGGCCTTCCTCCAGGAGTGCACGACCCTGCTGCGCGGCGCGGGCTACACGGTCTTCCGGGACGGCGACCTCCCGCCCGTCACCACGCACGCGGCGGTAGCCGCCCCTTACACCCACTGCACAGCGCCCCTACGACGGCTGGTCGACCGCTACGCCTCCGAGCTCTGCCTCGCTCCCGGCGCCCCGCCCGCCTGGGTGCTGGCCGGCCTCGACGCCCTCCCCGAACAGATGGCCGACGGCACCCGGCTCGCGGGCACCGTCGAGCGCGAGTGCGTCGACATCGTCGAGGCCGCGTTGCTGAAGGACCGCGTCGGCGACCTCTTCGACGGCTATGTGGTGGACGTCGAGGAACACCAACCCACCGTGGGAAAGGTCCAGTTGGACACCCCGGCCGTCGTCGCCCGCCTCGAAGGCGGCACCACCCCGCTGCCGTTGGGTGAGCGGCTGCGCGTCCGGCTCACCCAGGCGGACCCGGGAACGTCGAAGGTACGGTTCGCACCCGCCTGA
- a CDS encoding FAD-dependent monooxygenase has protein sequence MKTDTDYDVVIAGAGPIGLLLACELRLGGVRVLVAERLAEVDETIKAGGINTLTAVSLYRRGLLPALTEVQVETANGMKEFLRTQSGGDGAAPPPKSAGHFAGITLRADLLDASDPAFAEVGPPGEVGRFVPQAPLERLLGRRAGELGVEVRRQVELTGFDTDEDGVTVHLAPLTPTDGSAPQTVRAGWLVGCDGGRSLVRKLAGIQFPGTAPEITGYQAIADLTGTEGLSKGWNATGTGMYTYGPMPGRMVSIEFDGPPADRQSPVTTEELQASVRRVTGVDATVHQLHTATRFTDNCRQAETYRSGRVLLAGDAAHVHSPFGGQGLNLGVGDAMNLGWKLALVVSGRAPAGLLDTYTAERHPIGAWVLDWTRAQIAVMRPDAHARALRGVISDLAGTVDGTTYFVQRISGAWQHYDLPGDHPLTGRSAPDLELADGTRLGDHLHTGRALLLDLTDDPKLRARAAGYEGLVDVLTTTCPQHPELAGLLVRPDGITAWAADVDGTEDDPAEALRLWFGAPLGT, from the coding sequence ATGAAAACTGACACCGACTACGACGTCGTCATCGCCGGCGCCGGTCCCATCGGCCTGCTGCTCGCCTGTGAGCTGCGGCTCGGCGGGGTGCGGGTGCTGGTCGCGGAGCGGCTGGCCGAGGTGGACGAGACGATCAAGGCGGGCGGGATCAACACCCTCACCGCCGTCTCCCTGTACCGGCGGGGGCTGCTGCCCGCGCTGACCGAGGTGCAGGTCGAGACGGCGAACGGCATGAAGGAGTTCCTGCGGACGCAGAGCGGCGGTGACGGTGCCGCCCCGCCGCCGAAGTCCGCCGGGCACTTCGCCGGGATCACCCTGCGCGCCGATCTGCTCGACGCGTCGGACCCCGCCTTCGCGGAGGTCGGTCCGCCCGGCGAGGTCGGCCGGTTCGTCCCGCAGGCCCCGTTGGAGCGGCTGCTCGGCCGGCGCGCCGGCGAACTCGGCGTCGAGGTGCGCAGGCAGGTCGAATTGACCGGCTTCGACACCGACGAGGACGGGGTGACCGTCCACCTCGCGCCTCTCACTCCCACGGACGGCTCCGCGCCGCAGACCGTTCGCGCAGGCTGGCTGGTCGGCTGCGACGGCGGCCGCAGCCTCGTCCGCAAGCTCGCCGGGATCCAGTTCCCGGGCACCGCACCGGAGATCACCGGCTACCAGGCGATCGCCGACCTGACCGGCACCGAGGGTCTGAGCAAGGGCTGGAACGCCACCGGCACGGGGATGTACACCTACGGCCCGATGCCGGGACGGATGGTCTCCATCGAGTTCGACGGGCCGCCCGCCGACCGTCAATCCCCGGTCACCACCGAGGAGTTGCAGGCCAGTGTGCGCCGCGTGACCGGAGTCGACGCCACCGTGCACCAACTGCACACGGCGACCCGGTTCACCGACAACTGCCGCCAGGCGGAGACCTATCGCTCGGGCCGGGTGCTGCTCGCGGGCGACGCGGCGCACGTCCACTCGCCGTTCGGCGGACAGGGGCTCAACCTCGGGGTCGGGGACGCGATGAACCTCGGCTGGAAGCTCGCCCTGGTGGTGAGCGGCCGGGCGCCCGCCGGACTGCTCGACACCTACACGGCGGAACGGCATCCGATCGGCGCCTGGGTACTGGACTGGACCCGCGCGCAGATCGCGGTGATGCGGCCCGACGCGCACGCCCGTGCCCTGCGCGGGGTGATCAGCGACCTCGCGGGGACGGTCGACGGCACGACGTACTTCGTCCAGCGGATCTCCGGCGCCTGGCAGCACTACGACCTCCCCGGCGACCACCCCCTGACCGGCCGCAGTGCCCCCGACCTCGAACTCGCCGACGGCACCCGCCTCGGCGACCACCTCCACACCGGCCGCGCGCTCCTCCTCGACCTCACCGACGACCCCAAACTCCGGGCGCGCGCGGCGGGTTACGAGGGTCTGGTGGACGTCCTGACCACCACCTGCCCCCAACACCCGGAACTGGCCGGGCTGTTGGTGCGCCCCGACGGGATCACGGCATGGGCGGCCGACGTGGACGGCACCGAGGACGACCCGGCGGAGGCGCTGCGGCTGTGGTTCGGCGCGCCGCTTGGCACTTGA
- a CDS encoding helix-turn-helix transcriptional regulator, whose amino-acid sequence MSAREQALWTRARLGRCGPPLDLLTARFDRHVFAPHEHAEFSIGVCVGGSELIDYRGGRLRLGPGSIVVLAPDEMHTGGPGTTTEGYAYRALYADPALLTDGILGTGLPHFREPLLDDAELAVALRAAHTQLSVCPDPLEAESRLPWLLTALARRHSTSGPAPDLTVGAAWVAHAVRDRLADELLTPPSLSSLAADFGLSRYQLLRAFRTTMGIPPYAWLAQHRVTRARGLLEAGGRPAEVAAQVGFADQAHLTRWFRRVLGVTPAAYRNSVQDDRR is encoded by the coding sequence GTGAGCGCACGTGAGCAGGCGCTGTGGACGAGGGCGAGACTGGGCCGCTGCGGCCCACCCCTCGACCTCCTGACCGCCCGTTTCGACCGGCACGTCTTCGCCCCGCACGAGCACGCCGAGTTCTCGATCGGCGTCTGCGTCGGCGGCTCGGAACTCATCGACTACCGCGGCGGACGCCTCCGGCTGGGCCCGGGCTCCATCGTCGTCCTCGCGCCCGACGAAATGCACACGGGCGGCCCCGGCACCACCACCGAGGGCTACGCCTACCGCGCCCTCTACGCGGACCCGGCACTGCTGACGGACGGCATCCTCGGCACCGGCCTCCCGCACTTCCGCGAACCCCTCCTCGATGACGCGGAACTCGCCGTGGCCCTGCGCGCGGCGCACACCCAACTCAGCGTCTGCCCGGACCCGTTGGAGGCGGAGTCCCGCCTCCCGTGGCTCCTCACGGCCCTGGCCCGCCGCCACTCCACGTCCGGCCCGGCACCGGACCTGACCGTGGGCGCGGCCTGGGTGGCACACGCCGTACGGGACCGCCTGGCCGACGAGCTGCTGACCCCGCCGTCGCTCTCGTCCCTGGCCGCGGACTTCGGCCTGTCCCGCTACCAGCTCCTGAGGGCCTTCCGTACGACGATGGGGATCCCGCCGTACGCCTGGCTCGCCCAGCACCGGGTGACGAGGGCCCGCGGCCTGCTGGAGGCGGGCGGGCGGCCCGCCGAGGTCGCGGCGCAGGTGGGCTTCGCGGACCAGGCGCATCTGACGCGGTGGTTCCGGCGGGTGCTGGGGGTGACGCCGGCGGCGTACCGCAACAGCGTTCAAGACGATCGGCGTTGA
- a CDS encoding TetR/AcrR family transcriptional regulator, which translates to MSENENAAELPLRERKKRATRQRISNVASALFRERGFDQVSVAEVARAAEVSTMTVFNYFPRKEDLFLDRIPEAVEVFSGAVRHRAPGETPLAALRRLALELLDQRHPLAGPDRGFPDFWEVVADSPALRARGREALEEIENALTTALTETAPDTPDPALTAALTVAAYRTVYVATARRVFAGEPAESLVDDHRARVCAAFDALERALTPA; encoded by the coding sequence GTGAGTGAGAACGAGAACGCGGCCGAGCTGCCGCTGAGGGAGCGCAAGAAGCGGGCGACGCGGCAACGGATCTCGAACGTCGCCTCGGCGCTGTTCCGGGAGCGCGGCTTCGACCAGGTGTCGGTGGCGGAGGTGGCGCGGGCCGCCGAGGTGTCGACGATGACCGTCTTCAACTACTTCCCGCGCAAGGAGGACCTGTTCCTCGACCGCATCCCGGAGGCCGTCGAGGTGTTCAGCGGGGCCGTACGCCACCGCGCCCCCGGCGAGACCCCGCTCGCCGCGCTCCGCCGCCTCGCCCTCGAACTCCTCGACCAGCGCCACCCGTTGGCCGGCCCCGACCGCGGATTCCCGGACTTCTGGGAGGTCGTGGCCGACTCGCCCGCCCTGCGCGCCCGGGGCCGCGAGGCGCTGGAGGAGATCGAGAACGCCCTGACCACCGCCCTCACCGAGACCGCCCCGGACACTCCCGACCCCGCCCTGACCGCGGCCCTGACCGTCGCCGCGTACCGCACGGTCTACGTCGCGACCGCGCGCCGCGTGTTCGCGGGGGAGCCGGCGGAAAGCCTGGTGGACGACCACCGGGCACGGGTGTGCGCGGCCTTCGACGCGTTGGAACGGGCGCTCACCCCGGCATGA